A region from the Pseudomonas cucumis genome encodes:
- a CDS encoding ClpXP protease specificity-enhancing factor — MNSSRPYLVRALYEWIVDNDCTPHMLVNSEYPSVQVPQGFASDGQIVLNVSPAAVRHLHMDNEAVSFEGRFGGVPHTLYVPIASILGIYARENGQGMVFDMESPLEDEEEIEPDDDVPPPDSEPPRPSGRPSLKVVK, encoded by the coding sequence ATGAACTCCAGTCGACCTTATCTGGTCCGCGCGCTCTACGAGTGGATTGTGGACAACGATTGCACCCCGCACATGCTGGTTAATTCCGAGTATCCATCGGTGCAGGTGCCTCAGGGTTTTGCCAGTGACGGACAGATTGTCCTGAACGTTTCCCCGGCAGCCGTGCGTCATCTGCACATGGACAACGAGGCAGTCAGTTTCGAGGGGCGCTTCGGTGGCGTGCCGCACACCCTGTACGTGCCTATCGCATCGATCCTGGGCATTTACGCCAGGGAGAACGGTCAGGGCATGGTGTTCGATATGGAATCGCCTCTGGAAGACGAGGAAGAGATCGAACCGGATGATGATGTTCCGCCACCCGACAGTGAGCCGCCGCGTCCCAGCGGTCGACCGAGTTTGAAGGTGGTGAAGTAA
- a CDS encoding glutathione S-transferase N-terminal domain-containing protein: protein MGVTNRLACYSDPADHYSHRVRIVLAEKGVSAEIIYVEAGRQPPKLIEVNPYGSLPTLVDRDLALWESTVVMEYLDERYPHPPLLPVYPVARANSRLLIHRIQRDWCGLVDLILDSRTKEAARVVARKELRESLTGVSPLFADKPFFLSEEQSLVDCCLLPILWRLPILGIELPRPAKPLLDYMERSFAREAFQASLSGVERDMR, encoded by the coding sequence ATGGGCGTGACCAATCGGTTGGCCTGTTACTCCGACCCCGCCGACCACTATTCCCACCGAGTGCGCATCGTACTTGCAGAGAAGGGTGTCAGCGCCGAGATCATTTACGTGGAAGCTGGTCGCCAGCCGCCTAAACTGATTGAGGTGAACCCTTACGGAAGCCTGCCCACCCTGGTCGATCGTGACCTGGCGTTGTGGGAGTCGACCGTGGTGATGGAATATCTGGATGAGCGTTACCCGCACCCGCCATTGCTGCCGGTTTATCCTGTGGCGCGTGCCAATAGCCGTCTGCTGATTCATCGCATTCAGCGTGACTGGTGTGGCCTGGTGGATCTGATTCTGGATTCGCGGACCAAGGAAGCAGCCCGTGTCGTGGCTCGTAAAGAGCTGCGCGAAAGCCTGACAGGCGTGTCGCCGCTGTTTGCCGACAAGCCGTTTTTCCTCAGTGAGGAACAAAGTCTGGTGGATTGCTGCCTATTGCCAATACTCTGGCGATTGCCGATTCTGGGTATTGAACTGCCGCGGCCTGCCAAGCCGTTGCTTGATTATATGGAGCGCTCGTTTGCGCGTGAGGCTTTCCAGGCGAGTCTGTCTGGTGTCGAACGCGATATGCGCTAA
- a CDS encoding cytochrome c1, protein MKKLFAVLILAALPVLSFASTSSGPELEKVDIDVSDKAAMQDGARTFANYCMGCHSAKFQRYERVADDLGIPHELMLEKLVFTGAKIGDHMNIGMQPADAKTWFGAAPPDLTLVARVRGTDWLYGYLRSFYEDPSRPWGVNNKVFPNVGMPNVLVGLQGRQVVGCKQVQVVEDGKKQYDPLTGTALTHEACDQLTVLPKTGTLNEEQFDEKVKNLVTFLAYSANPVKLQHQRIGTYVLLYLAFFFVFAYLLKREYWKDVH, encoded by the coding sequence ATGAAAAAGCTATTTGCTGTACTGATTCTTGCGGCGCTGCCTGTACTGTCTTTCGCATCGACATCGAGTGGTCCGGAGCTGGAAAAGGTCGATATCGACGTTTCTGACAAAGCTGCCATGCAGGACGGCGCACGTACGTTCGCCAACTATTGCATGGGCTGCCACAGCGCCAAGTTCCAGCGCTACGAGCGTGTTGCCGATGATCTGGGCATTCCTCACGAGCTGATGCTTGAGAAGCTGGTGTTCACCGGCGCCAAGATCGGTGACCACATGAACATCGGCATGCAGCCGGCTGACGCCAAGACCTGGTTCGGTGCGGCGCCGCCCGACCTGACACTGGTGGCTCGTGTTCGTGGCACAGACTGGCTCTACGGCTACCTGCGTTCGTTCTATGAAGACCCGTCGCGTCCTTGGGGCGTGAACAACAAGGTGTTCCCGAACGTCGGCATGCCTAACGTTCTGGTCGGCCTGCAGGGTCGTCAGGTGGTAGGCTGTAAACAAGTTCAAGTCGTCGAAGACGGCAAGAAGCAATACGATCCGCTGACCGGCACCGCTTTGACCCATGAAGCCTGCGATCAACTGACTGTATTGCCGAAAACCGGCACGCTGAACGAAGAGCAGTTCGACGAGAAGGTCAAGAATCTGGTGACCTTCCTGGCCTACTCGGCCAACCCGGTGAAGCTGCAGCATCAGCGCATCGGTACCTATGTGTTGCTGTACCTGGCGTTCTTCTTCGTATTCGCTTACTTGCTCAAGCGTGAATACTGGAAAGATGTCCATTGA
- a CDS encoding cytochrome b: MSKFMDWVDARFPATKMWEDHLSKYYAPKNFNFFYFFGSLALLVLVNQIVTGVWLTMSYTPSAEEAFASVEYIMRDVEYGSILRLLHSTGASAFFIVVYLHMFRGLLYGSYQKPRELVWVFGMLIYLALMAEAFMGYLLPWGQMSYWGAQVIISLFGAIPVIGNDLTQWIRGDYLISGITLNRFFALHVVALPIVILGLVVVHILALHEVGSNNPDGVDIKKYKDENGVPLDGIAFHPYYTVKDIVGVVVFLFIFCSIVFFFPEMGGYFLEKPNFEQANPFKTPEHIAPVWYFTPYYAILRAVPDKLLGVIAMGAAIAVLFVLPWLDRSPVKSMRYKGWLSKIWLWVFCISFVILGVLGVLAPTPGRTLLSQVCTFLYFAYFILMPFYTRLEKTKPVPERVTG, encoded by the coding sequence ATGAGCAAGTTCATGGATTGGGTTGATGCGCGCTTCCCCGCGACCAAAATGTGGGAAGACCATCTCAGCAAGTACTACGCCCCGAAGAACTTCAACTTCTTCTATTTCTTTGGTTCCCTCGCACTGCTCGTTCTGGTCAACCAGATCGTTACCGGTGTCTGGCTGACGATGAGCTACACCCCGTCGGCGGAAGAAGCGTTTGCTTCCGTCGAATACATCATGCGCGACGTCGAGTACGGCTCGATCCTGCGTCTGCTGCACTCCACTGGCGCTTCGGCGTTCTTCATCGTGGTCTATCTGCACATGTTCCGTGGCCTGCTCTACGGTTCGTACCAGAAGCCGCGTGAGCTGGTGTGGGTGTTCGGCATGCTGATCTACCTGGCGCTGATGGCTGAAGCCTTCATGGGTTATCTGCTGCCGTGGGGCCAGATGTCCTACTGGGGTGCCCAGGTGATCATCTCGCTGTTCGGTGCGATCCCGGTCATCGGTAACGACCTGACCCAGTGGATTCGCGGTGACTACCTGATTTCCGGTATTACCCTGAACCGCTTCTTCGCCTTGCATGTGGTTGCCCTGCCGATCGTGATCCTCGGTCTGGTGGTGGTGCACATTCTGGCGCTGCACGAAGTCGGTTCGAACAATCCGGATGGCGTCGACATCAAGAAGTACAAAGACGAAAACGGCGTACCGCTGGACGGCATTGCCTTCCACCCGTACTACACCGTGAAAGATATCGTCGGCGTGGTGGTGTTCCTGTTCATCTTCTGTTCGATCGTGTTCTTCTTCCCTGAAATGGGCGGCTACTTCCTCGAGAAGCCGAACTTCGAGCAGGCCAACCCGTTCAAGACCCCTGAGCATATCGCTCCGGTCTGGTACTTCACCCCGTACTACGCGATTCTGCGAGCGGTTCCAGACAAGCTCCTGGGCGTTATCGCCATGGGCGCGGCCATCGCTGTGCTGTTCGTCCTGCCATGGCTGGATCGCAGCCCGGTCAAGTCGATGCGCTACAAAGGCTGGCTGAGCAAGATCTGGCTCTGGGTGTTCTGCATCTCGTTCGTGATCCTGGGCGTGTTGGGTGTTCTGGCTCCAACTCCAGGCCGTACGTTGCTGTCGCAGGTATGTACCTTCCTGTACTTCGCCTACTTCATTCTGATGCCGTTCTACACCAGGCTCGAGAAGACCAAACCGGTTCCGGAAAGGGTGACTGGCTGA
- the petA gene encoding ubiquinol-cytochrome c reductase iron-sulfur subunit: MSNDGVNAGRRRFLVAATSVVGAAGAVGAAVPFVGSWFPSAKAKAAGAPVKVNVSKIEPGQQMIAEWRGQPVFIVRRTEEILGNLKKIEGQLSDPTSKNSTQPTYVDPETRSIKPEVLLLIGICTHLGCSPTFRPEVAPADLGKDWVGGYFCPCHGSHYDLAGRVYKSQPAPLNLPVPPHSYETDDIIVIGVDTEKA, encoded by the coding sequence ATGAGCAATGACGGCGTGAATGCAGGCCGGCGTCGCTTCTTGGTAGCAGCCACATCCGTGGTGGGTGCTGCAGGAGCGGTGGGGGCTGCGGTCCCGTTCGTGGGGTCATGGTTTCCCAGTGCCAAGGCGAAAGCTGCAGGTGCACCGGTGAAAGTGAATGTCAGCAAAATCGAGCCAGGTCAGCAGATGATTGCTGAGTGGCGCGGCCAGCCGGTGTTCATTGTCCGCCGTACCGAGGAAATCCTGGGGAATCTGAAAAAGATCGAGGGCCAGCTGTCTGACCCGACCTCCAAGAACTCGACGCAACCGACCTATGTCGACCCGGAGACGCGTTCGATCAAGCCAGAAGTTCTGTTGCTGATCGGTATCTGCACACACCTGGGTTGCTCACCAACTTTCCGTCCAGAAGTGGCACCTGCAGACCTGGGCAAGGATTGGGTGGGTGGTTATTTCTGCCCTTGCCACGGTTCTCACTACGATTTGGCTGGCCGCGTCTACAAGTCGCAACCCGCGCCTTTGAACCTGCCAGTTCCCCCGCATTCCTATGAGACCGATGACATCATTGTCATTGGCGTCGATACGGAGAAAGCGTGA
- the rpsI gene encoding 30S ribosomal protein S9, with protein sequence MSATQNYGTGRRKTATARVFLRPGTGNISINNRSLDNFFGRETARMVVRQPLELTETVEKFDIYVTVIGGGVSGQAGAIRHGITRALMQYDETLRGALRKAGFVTRDAREVERKKVGLRKARKRPQYSKR encoded by the coding sequence ATGTCGGCGACTCAAAATTACGGCACTGGCCGTCGCAAGACCGCAACCGCACGCGTTTTCCTGCGTCCGGGTACTGGTAACATCTCCATCAACAACCGTTCGCTGGATAATTTCTTCGGCCGTGAAACTGCCCGCATGGTAGTTCGTCAGCCGCTGGAATTGACTGAGACTGTCGAGAAGTTCGACATCTACGTCACCGTGATCGGCGGTGGTGTAAGTGGTCAAGCTGGCGCAATCCGCCACGGTATCACTCGCGCACTGATGCAGTATGACGAAACCCTGCGTGGCGCTCTGCGCAAAGCTGGCTTCGTTACTCGCGATGCTCGTGAAGTTGAACGTAAGAAAGTTGGTCTGCGTAAAGCGCGTAAGCGTCCGCAGTACTCGAAGCGTTAA
- the rplM gene encoding 50S ribosomal protein L13, with product MKTFTAKPETVQRDWFVVDAAGQTLGRLATEIASRLRGKHKAEYTPHVDTGDYIVVINAEQIRVTGAKTTDKIYYSHSGFPGGIKSINFEKLIAKAPERVIETAVKGMLPKNPLGRDMYRKLKVYAGAVHPHTAQQPQELKF from the coding sequence ATGAAAACTTTTACTGCTAAACCGGAAACAGTACAGCGCGACTGGTTTGTCGTCGACGCTGCAGGTCAGACCCTGGGTCGTCTGGCCACCGAAATCGCGAGCCGTCTGCGTGGCAAGCATAAAGCTGAGTACACTCCTCACGTTGACACCGGCGATTACATCGTCGTTATCAATGCCGAGCAGATTCGTGTAACCGGTGCTAAAACCACCGACAAAATCTACTACTCCCACTCCGGTTTCCCGGGCGGCATCAAGTCGATCAACTTCGAAAAGCTGATCGCTAAAGCCCCTGAGCGCGTGATCGAGACCGCGGTCAAAGGCATGCTGCCTAAAAACCCGCTGGGTCGCGACATGTATCGTAAGCTGAAAGTCTATGCGGGCGCTGTACACCCTCATACTGCTCAGCAGCCCCAAGAACTGAAGTTTTAA
- a CDS encoding NADP(H)-dependent aldo-keto reductase, with protein MDYRQLGRTDLNVSAICLGTMTWGEQNSEAEAFAQIERAKSAGINFIDTAEMYPVPPKAETYATTERYIGNYFKSRGDRADWILASKIAGPGNTIDYIRDKNLKHNREHIVQAVDASLKRLQTDYIDLYQLHWPERSTNFFGQLGYKHTSEVNLTPLEDTLEALDEQVKAGKIRHIGLSNETPWGTMRFLALAEARGWPRAVSIQNPYNLLNRSFEVGLAEIAIREQCGLLAYSPLAFGFLSGKYEGGARPPKGRLSLYSRFSRYFNPQSEAACSRYVALAREHGLDPAQMALAFVTQQPFVTSNIIGATTLEQLDSNIASFELKLSDEVLAGIEAIHQDQPNPAP; from the coding sequence ATGGACTATCGCCAGCTAGGCCGTACCGATCTGAACGTGAGTGCAATCTGCCTCGGCACCATGACCTGGGGCGAGCAAAACAGCGAGGCTGAAGCCTTCGCCCAGATCGAACGGGCCAAGAGCGCCGGGATCAATTTCATCGACACCGCCGAAATGTACCCGGTGCCGCCCAAGGCCGAAACCTACGCCACCACCGAGCGCTACATCGGCAATTACTTCAAAAGCCGCGGCGATCGCGCCGACTGGATCCTGGCGAGCAAGATCGCCGGCCCCGGCAACACCATCGACTACATCCGCGACAAAAACCTCAAGCACAACCGCGAGCACATCGTCCAGGCCGTGGATGCGAGCCTCAAGCGCTTGCAGACTGACTACATCGATCTCTATCAGTTGCACTGGCCGGAACGCAGCACCAATTTCTTCGGGCAACTGGGCTACAAGCACACGAGCGAAGTCAACCTCACGCCGCTGGAAGACACCCTCGAAGCACTGGACGAACAGGTCAAGGCCGGCAAGATCCGCCACATCGGCCTGTCCAACGAAACCCCATGGGGCACCATGCGTTTCCTCGCCCTCGCCGAAGCTCGTGGCTGGCCGCGCGCCGTATCGATCCAGAACCCCTACAACCTGCTCAATCGCAGCTTCGAAGTCGGCCTGGCGGAAATCGCCATCCGCGAACAGTGCGGTCTGCTCGCCTACTCGCCGCTGGCGTTCGGCTTCCTGTCGGGCAAATACGAAGGTGGCGCACGTCCGCCCAAAGGTCGTCTGAGCCTCTACAGCCGCTTCAGCCGCTATTTCAATCCGCAATCGGAAGCGGCGTGCAGCCGTTATGTGGCACTGGCTCGTGAACACGGTCTGGACCCGGCGCAGATGGCACTGGCCTTCGTCACACAGCAACCGTTCGTCACCAGCAACATCATTGGCGCCACCACGCTTGAGCAACTGGACAGCAACATTGCCAGCTTCGAGCTGAAACTTTCCGACGAAGTGTTGGCGGGGATCGAGGCGATTCACCAGGATCAGCCGAATCCTGCTCCTTGA
- a CDS encoding acyl-CoA dehydrogenase family protein produces the protein MIPRTLFSSEHELFRDSVRTFLEKEAVPFHGQWEKQGYIDRKLWNKAGEAGMLCSHLPEEYGGLGADFLYSAVVIEEVGRLGLTGIGFSLHSDIVAPYILHYGSEALKHKYLPKLVSGEMVTAIAMTEPGAGSDLQGVKTTAVLDGDEYVINGSKTFITNGFLADLVIVVAKTDPKAGAKGTSLFLVEANTPGFAKGKRLEKVGMKAQDTSELFFQDVRVPKENLLGQAGMGFAYLMQELPQERLTVAVGGLASAEAALQWTLDYTRERKAFGKAIADFQNTRFKLAEMATEIQIGRVFVDRCLELHLQGKLDVPTAAMAKYWGTDLQCKVLDECVQLHGGYGFMWEYPIARAWADARVQRIYAGTNEIMKEIIARSL, from the coding sequence ATGATTCCCAGAACCTTGTTCAGCTCCGAGCACGAACTTTTTCGCGACAGCGTGCGAACGTTCCTCGAAAAAGAGGCCGTGCCGTTCCATGGGCAATGGGAAAAACAAGGCTATATCGACCGTAAACTCTGGAACAAGGCAGGGGAGGCGGGGATGCTCTGTTCGCATTTACCGGAAGAATACGGCGGGCTGGGGGCTGATTTTCTCTACAGCGCGGTGGTGATCGAAGAGGTCGGCCGCCTGGGGCTGACCGGGATCGGCTTTTCTCTTCATTCGGACATTGTGGCGCCTTACATCCTGCATTACGGCAGTGAAGCGCTGAAACACAAATACCTGCCCAAACTGGTGTCTGGCGAGATGGTCACCGCGATTGCCATGACCGAGCCGGGTGCCGGTTCCGACCTGCAAGGGGTGAAAACCACCGCTGTGCTGGATGGCGACGAATACGTGATCAACGGTTCGAAGACCTTCATCACCAATGGCTTTCTGGCTGATTTGGTGATCGTCGTGGCCAAGACCGATCCGAAGGCGGGGGCGAAGGGTACCAGTCTGTTTCTGGTGGAGGCCAATACGCCGGGTTTCGCCAAGGGCAAGCGTCTGGAAAAGGTCGGCATGAAGGCTCAGGACACCTCGGAGCTATTCTTCCAGGACGTTCGGGTGCCGAAGGAAAACCTGCTGGGTCAGGCCGGGATGGGCTTCGCTTACCTGATGCAGGAACTGCCGCAGGAGCGTCTGACGGTCGCGGTGGGTGGCTTGGCGTCAGCCGAAGCGGCGTTGCAATGGACGCTGGATTACACCCGTGAGCGCAAGGCTTTCGGCAAGGCCATCGCCGACTTCCAGAACACCCGCTTCAAACTCGCTGAAATGGCGACCGAAATCCAGATCGGCCGGGTTTTCGTCGATCGCTGCCTGGAACTGCATCTGCAAGGCAAGCTCGACGTGCCGACAGCGGCGATGGCCAAGTACTGGGGCACCGACCTGCAATGCAAGGTGCTCGACGAGTGCGTGCAGTTGCATGGCGGTTACGGTTTCATGTGGGAATACCCGATCGCCCGGGCGTGGGCGGATGCGCGGGTGCAGCGGATTTATGCCGGGACCAATGAAATCATGAAGGAGATTATTGCTCGGTCGCTGTAA
- a CDS encoding GlxA family transcriptional regulator produces MASLRYGKQLGHGLTPAFETRLVSPDGKPVNSFSDVIMPVDAGLENADVIILPAFWDDFDTLCKRYPQVLPWLRQQHARGAVLCGEATGVFWLAEAGLLDGKEATTYWRFFNAFAERFPQVQLNQDKHLTDADNLYCAGGTTSACDLYIYLIERFCGANVAQAVARDILYEVQRSYAPGRIGFGGQKLHQDVIILQIQHWLEEHFADKFRFEDVAREHGMSIRNFMRRFQTATGDKPLHYLQRLRIETAKGLLSGSRKSIKTISYEVGYDDASFFARLFRQHTELSPNQYRQQFQQAA; encoded by the coding sequence CTGGCCAGCCTGCGCTATGGCAAACAACTGGGCCACGGCCTGACACCGGCGTTTGAAACCCGGCTGGTCAGCCCCGACGGCAAACCGGTGAACAGCTTCAGCGATGTGATCATGCCGGTGGACGCCGGCCTGGAAAATGCCGACGTCATCATCCTTCCCGCCTTCTGGGACGATTTCGACACCCTCTGCAAACGTTATCCACAGGTCCTGCCGTGGCTGCGTCAGCAGCATGCACGCGGCGCCGTGTTGTGTGGCGAGGCCACCGGCGTGTTCTGGCTGGCCGAAGCCGGGTTGCTCGATGGCAAGGAAGCGACGACCTACTGGCGTTTCTTCAATGCGTTTGCCGAGCGCTTCCCGCAGGTTCAGCTCAATCAGGACAAACACCTGACCGATGCCGACAACCTGTATTGCGCCGGCGGCACCACCTCGGCCTGCGACCTCTACATCTACCTGATCGAGCGTTTTTGCGGCGCCAACGTGGCCCAGGCCGTGGCCCGCGACATTCTTTACGAAGTACAGCGCAGCTATGCGCCGGGGCGGATCGGTTTCGGCGGGCAGAAACTGCACCAGGACGTGATCATCCTGCAGATCCAGCATTGGCTCGAAGAACACTTCGCTGACAAGTTCCGCTTCGAAGACGTGGCCCGCGAACACGGCATGAGCATCCGCAACTTCATGCGCCGCTTCCAGACCGCCACCGGCGACAAACCGCTGCATTACCTGCAGCGACTGCGCATCGAAACCGCCAAGGGCTTGCTGTCCGGCAGCCGCAAGAGCATCAAGACCATCAGCTATGAAGTCGGTTACGACGATGCGAGCTTCTTCGCCCGGCTGTTCCGCCAGCACACGGAGTTGTCGCCGAACCAGTATCGGCAGCAGTTTCAGCAAGCGGCATAA
- the zapE gene encoding cell division protein ZapE → MTPLERYQADLKRPEFFHDAAQETAVRHLQRLYDDLVAASQNKPGLLGKLFGKKDQAPVKGLYFWGGVGRGKTYLVDTFFEALPFKEKTRTHFHRFMKRVHEEMKTLGGEKNPLTIIAKRFSDESRVICFDEFFVSDITDAMILGTLMEELFKNGVTLVATSNIVPDGLYKDGLQRARFLPAIALIKQNTEIVNVDSGVDYRLRHLEQAELFHFPLDDAAQESLRKSFRALTPECTAAIENDVLVIENREIRAVRTCDDVAWFDFRELCDGPRSQNDYIELGKIFHAVLLSNVEQMSVTTDDIARRFINMVDEFYDRNVKLIISAEVELKDLYTGGRLNFEFQRTLSRLLEMQSHEFLSRAHKP, encoded by the coding sequence ATGACGCCCCTAGAACGATATCAAGCTGATCTGAAACGCCCGGAATTCTTCCATGACGCCGCCCAGGAAACTGCCGTGCGCCATTTGCAGCGCCTGTACGACGATCTGGTCGCAGCCTCGCAAAACAAACCGGGCCTGCTCGGCAAACTGTTTGGCAAGAAAGACCAGGCACCGGTCAAGGGCCTGTACTTCTGGGGCGGCGTTGGTCGCGGCAAGACTTACCTGGTCGACACCTTCTTCGAAGCGCTGCCGTTCAAGGAAAAGACCCGCACTCACTTTCACCGCTTCATGAAACGCGTGCATGAAGAGATGAAGACTCTAGGCGGGGAGAAAAACCCGCTGACCATCATCGCCAAGCGTTTCTCCGACGAGTCGCGAGTGATTTGTTTCGATGAGTTCTTCGTTTCCGACATTACCGACGCGATGATTCTTGGCACGTTGATGGAAGAGTTGTTCAAGAACGGCGTGACCCTGGTCGCGACGTCGAACATCGTGCCGGACGGCCTGTACAAGGACGGCCTGCAGCGTGCGCGTTTCCTGCCGGCCATTGCGCTGATCAAGCAGAACACCGAGATCGTCAACGTCGACAGCGGCGTCGATTACCGTCTGCGCCACCTCGAGCAAGCGGAGCTGTTCCACTTTCCGCTGGATGACGCTGCCCAGGAAAGCCTGCGCAAGAGCTTCCGGGCCCTGACGCCGGAATGCACGGCAGCCATCGAGAACGACGTTCTGGTGATCGAGAACCGTGAAATCCGTGCTGTGCGCACCTGTGATGACGTGGCCTGGTTCGACTTCCGTGAACTCTGCGACGGCCCACGCAGCCAGAATGATTACATCGAACTGGGTAAAATTTTCCATGCCGTGTTGCTCAGCAATGTCGAGCAGATGAGCGTCACCACCGACGACATCGCCCGACGTTTTATCAACATGGTCGACGAGTTTTACGACCGTAACGTGAAGCTGATCATTTCTGCCGAAGTCGAGCTCAAAGACCTCTACACCGGTGGTCGCCTGAACTTCGAGTTCCAGCGTACGCTTAGCCGTTTGCTGGAAATGCAGTCGCACGAATTTCTGTCACGGGCGCATAAGCCGTAG
- a CDS encoding tryptophan--tRNA ligase, producing the protein MTTRTRILTGITTTGTPHLGNYAGAIRPAILASRDSNADSFYFLADYHALIKCDDPLRIQRSRLEIAATWLAGGLDVDRVTFYRQSDIPEIPELTWLLTCVAAKGLLNRAHAYKASVDKNVETGEDPDAGITMGLYSYPVLMAADILMFNAHKVPVGRDQIQHVEMARDIGQRFNHLFGQGKEFFTMPEALIEESVATLPGLDGRKMSKSYDNTIPLFSSAKEMKDAISRIVTDSRAPGEAKDPDNSHLFTLFQAFATPAQSDEFRSELLQGLGWGEAKNRLFQLLDSELGESRERYHQLIERPADLEDILQLGAKKARAVATPFLHELREAVGLRSFVAQTQVAATTKKKAAKAARFVSFREDDGSFRFRLLAADGEQLLLSRNFADGKTAGQVTKQLQSGQALDVRSEDLSFSVWLEGECVADSPAFADSTARDAAIGALRVALTPVQE; encoded by the coding sequence ATGACGACTCGTACCCGTATCCTCACCGGCATCACCACCACCGGCACGCCGCACCTGGGCAACTACGCCGGCGCCATTCGCCCGGCGATCCTGGCCAGCCGTGACAGCAATGCCGATTCGTTCTACTTCTTGGCCGACTACCACGCCCTGATCAAATGCGATGACCCGCTGCGCATCCAGCGCTCGCGTCTGGAAATCGCCGCGACCTGGCTGGCCGGTGGTCTGGATGTGGATCGTGTGACGTTCTATCGCCAGTCCGACATCCCCGAAATCCCTGAGCTGACCTGGCTGCTGACGTGCGTCGCCGCCAAGGGCTTGCTCAACCGCGCCCACGCCTACAAGGCTTCGGTGGACAAGAACGTCGAGACCGGCGAAGACCCGGACGCCGGCATCACCATGGGCTTGTACAGCTATCCGGTGCTGATGGCGGCGGACATCCTGATGTTCAACGCTCACAAAGTGCCGGTCGGTCGTGACCAGATCCAGCACGTGGAAATGGCCCGTGACATCGGGCAGCGCTTCAACCACTTGTTCGGCCAGGGCAAAGAGTTCTTCACCATGCCCGAAGCACTGATCGAGGAAAGCGTCGCCACCTTGCCAGGGCTCGACGGTCGCAAGATGTCGAAGAGCTACGACAACACCATTCCGTTGTTCAGCAGCGCCAAAGAGATGAAAGACGCGATTTCGCGGATCGTTACCGACTCCCGTGCCCCGGGCGAAGCCAAAGATCCGGACAACTCGCACCTGTTCACCTTGTTCCAGGCTTTCGCTACGCCGGCACAATCCGACGAATTCCGCAGCGAATTGCTCCAGGGCCTGGGTTGGGGCGAGGCGAAGAATCGTCTGTTCCAACTGCTCGACAGCGAATTGGGCGAGTCCCGCGAGCGTTATCACCAGCTGATCGAACGCCCGGCGGATCTGGAAGACATTCTGCAACTCGGCGCCAAGAAAGCTCGCGCTGTGGCGACGCCGTTCCTCCACGAACTGCGTGAAGCGGTCGGCCTGCGTTCTTTCGTCGCTCAGACCCAAGTCGCAGCGACCACCAAGAAGAAAGCCGCGAAAGCCGCGCGTTTCGTCAGCTTCCGTGAAGACGACGGCAGTTTCCGCTTCCGTCTGCTGGCGGCCGATGGCGAACAACTGTTGCTCTCGCGCAACTTCGCCGACGGTAAAACCGCAGGGCAAGTGACCAAGCAACTGCAATCCGGTCAAGCCTTGGACGTGCGCAGCGAAGACCTGAGCTTCAGCGTCTGGCTGGAAGGCGAGTGCGTTGCCGACAGCCCGGCCTTCGCCGACAGTACTGCTCGCGATGCTGCCATCGGTGCTTTGCGCGTTGCCCTGACACCGGTTCAGGAATAA